The genomic interval GCCACTCCGCCCCCTGTGCTTCCAGGGCGGCGCAGTCGTCGGCGGAGAGGGCCAGACGGTGGTCTTCGCGGCCGAGGCGGGCCAGGGCGAGGTAGGCGGGAGACCGGCCGGCTTCGGAGGCCGGGGACCTCGCGTGAACGGTGGCTGGGGGCGGCGCGGGCTCGGTGTCCGGGGCCTGAACCGGGGTGCGTTGCCTCGGTACGGCGGTGGGTTCGGGAGCCTGATCGGTACCGGGGCGCTCCGGAGCGGGCGGAAACGAGGGTTCCTCGGCCGGGGCCCAAGGTGGCGGCGGTGCCGTGTCGGGGACAGGCGTCTTCGGTACGGGGGCTGCGGCCTGGGCGGCCTGTTCGGTGGCGAGGTAGGTGTTCCACCACTCGTTGTCGCGGGCGGTGCGGGACCAGAAGGTGCGGAAGACCCAGCGCGTCTCGTCGCCCACGCCGACCGGGCACCGGACGCGCCGCAGGTGGCCGGCGACGGAGAGGTCGGTCAGGGACGTGGAGACGGCCTGCTGGCCGTAGAGCGGGAGCTGTTTCGCCAGGGTCTTCACGCTCATCGCCGCGCCCTCGGGGAGGTGGTCGATGAACCCGGCGACGTAACGCTCGCGGGTCGGCAGGTGAGCGAAGTCGTGGCGCGTACGGGCCTGCTGGTCCGGCGCTGAGCGTTTGCCGTAGCCGGGCTTGGCCATCGGGTACGTGGCGGAGAGTGCGGGGGCGGGCAGGGCGGAGCTAGTGTGCTGGGTAGCCAAGGGATCGTCTTTCTAGGGTATCGATCTTGCGGTGAGACCCCGGCCTGGTGTGGCAACACCGGTCGGGGTCGTTTGGTTCTCGCACCGTAAGCAGTCGTGACGCTGTGCCGCAAGCTGTCACGATTAGTCATACTTGCTGACCGTGACGGGGCAGGGAGGTAGGGGAGGTTTCCCCAACCTTCCTCTTCTACCTACCGGTTAGAGAAGGCGCTCGAACCTCGGGTCCCGTATCCCGAAGCCCGAGTCCCGGCACCCGAGCTTCGGGCCTGGGCTTCATTCACGTACCCCCGGAAGAGTGACCCGACCGCCCCGAAGCCCGGGACTCGGGACCCGAGCTCCGGGCGGGGCGTCCCGGACTCGCGGGCTGTTTGAGGGGCTACTTTGTGGCGACGACGT from Streptomyces sp. CA-278952 carries:
- a CDS encoding MarR family transcriptional regulator, with the protein product MAKPGYGKRSAPDQQARTRHDFAHLPTRERYVAGFIDHLPEGAAMSVKTLAKQLPLYGQQAVSTSLTDLSVAGHLRRVRCPVGVGDETRWVFRTFWSRTARDNEWWNTYLATEQAAQAAAPVPKTPVPDTAPPPPWAPAEEPSFPPAPERPGTDQAPEPTAVPRQRTPVQAPDTEPAPPPATVHARSPASEAGRSPAYLALARLGREDHRLALSADDCAALEAQGAEWLARGVSVDYLTSALTAGLPAQVDSPLGFVRRRLTDKIPPRLPTENIQPATPAAPSRRLLLVECTDCGRPGRPEALPDGLCRSCRVAHSAGEGNSIRPAEIPDVKAHMSNLRDLLKPV